The following is a genomic window from Nguyenibacter vanlangensis.
TTCTATTTTAACGGCCTGCTGATTCCCGCACAGATCGTTGTCGGGTTGATCCCGGTATCCGATGCTAAGGACGATCGCGGCCGGGCGCGATTGGTATTTCCACCGCCTTTGGGCGGAACATATGAGCGTGTCTCTGACCGCGCCTCGGAGTAAAGGAATAGCCTGGGGGTCACCCAGACTGCTCACGAGACTTCACCTATTTCTTCGGAATCGGTGGAGTAAGTTCATGGCTGAAAGCGATTATCCGCGGTCGATGTCCGTCGCCGGCAAGAGCAGGCGACGGGAGAGCGTACCGTCCTTCGCTGGTTCAAGCGCAATAAGGACGCCCTCGACACAGCAAGTGCCCGATGCCGGGTTGTCTTGTCCACAAAATTCCTCTAAATGTGGACAGACGCAGGAGGCAGCAGATGAGCAAATCTATGACCCTGAACGTGCGTGTCAGCGGAACTCTCGGCGATTTCGTCGCAGCGAATATTGGTCACGACGGTGCATACGAGAACGTCAGCGAGTATGTCCGGGACTTGATCCGCCGTGACATGGAGCGTGCCGACCGCGAGGCGTTCGACCGGCTCAAGGCAGAGCTGACACAAGCCTTTGCCGCTCCGGAGAGCAGCTACCGGTCACTTGATGCCGACACCGTGATCCGACGGAATGCCCGGCGCGGGGAATGACCGATTTCCGAGTCCAGGACCAGGCCGGGCATCGACTTGATGAGATTTACACCTACACGCGCGAGCGCTGGGGGGATGCGCAGGCTGAGGCCTATATTCGCGGTCTGTTCGATCGCTTCAGAGCGATAGCTGGCCGCCAATTCCCGTGGCGGCCCATTCCGGCGGCGTTTGGCGTGCATGGTTACGTGTGCCGCCATGAGCATCACTTCATCTATTGGCGGGAATTGAGTGATGGCGCGGTTGGTATTGTTACCGTCTTGCACGAGCGTATGCACCAGATGAACCGATTCCGCGAGGATTTCTCGGGTTGACCAAGCGTGGCGCCGCATGCATTGCCCTATCAATGCTTCGGCGCGCCGTGGAGCCAATAGAGCAACAGCAGCATCAAGATCCCTGCGACGATGAACAGGGCGGTGCTGTGCCGGTAATCGGCGGAGCTTCTGGTGTGAGCCGGGGCCGGACCGCCAGCACATAGGCATGCGATTGGCCGCCCGTCGCCGCGGTGTCCGGCACCAGTGAACGCTCCGGCGCGCGCATTCCTCAGATGGCCCGCGCCACGAGCCGGCCGGTCGTCTGCTTGTCAGTCATGGTTCGCACGGCGTTAGCCCACCTGTTTGCCGGTCGTATCGTTGCCTCGGGTGATCGCGCCATCCCGTCATAACCAACATGCCATTCTGACGCCTTTTCACGATATCGCGGGTCGTCTTTCGGCACCCCCGTCTTGTGGTCGAATTCCGCCTGTTGTTTACCTCTAGAGTCGTATCCGTTCACACTGGTTCACGGATACGGCTCTAGATCATTGTTTTGGCG
Proteins encoded in this region:
- a CDS encoding addiction module antitoxin, which codes for MSKSMTLNVRVSGTLGDFVAANIGHDGAYENVSEYVRDLIRRDMERADREAFDRLKAELTQAFAAPESSYRSLDADTVIRRNARRGE
- a CDS encoding type II toxin-antitoxin system RelE/ParE family toxin, whose product is MTDFRVQDQAGHRLDEIYTYTRERWGDAQAEAYIRGLFDRFRAIAGRQFPWRPIPAAFGVHGYVCRHEHHFIYWRELSDGAVGIVTVLHERMHQMNRFREDFSG